The following proteins are co-located in the Anas platyrhynchos isolate ZD024472 breed Pekin duck chromosome 1, IASCAAS_PekinDuck_T2T, whole genome shotgun sequence genome:
- the DRAM1 gene encoding DNA damage-regulated autophagy modulator protein 1 isoform X2 — MPPRAGQPRAMLCFMPGVAFVPALLVTWSSAAFIISYVIAVLEGHVEPLVPYISDTGTKPPESGIFGFMINISALLGAITMYIRYLIIKKQNESSHFIRSSCNMFSLCIGLMGCTGMGIVATFQELSVPSVHDIGALVAFGSGVVYITLQSIISYKSCPQWNTYFVCHIRMAISVISCIAFIPMIVFASKISMTKIDWTPGEKRVSLRISTEIHEDS, encoded by the exons ATGCCCCCCCGGGCAGGGCAGCCGCGGGCGATGCTGTGCTTCATGCCCGGCGTGGCTTTCGTCCCCGCTTTGCTCGTCACCTGGTCCTCGGCCGCCTTCATCATCTCCTACGTGATCGCCGTGCTGGAGGGGCACGTCGAGCCCCTCGTCCCCTATATCAg TGACACTGGAACTAAGCCTCCTGAGAGTGGTATCTTTGGTTTTATGATTAATATTTCAGCACTTTTAG gtgcaATTACAATGTATATcagatatttaataataaagaagCAAAATGAGTCATCGCACTTCATTAGGTCTTCGTGCAACATGTTCTCATTATGCATTGGATTGATGGGTTGTACTGGAATGGGCATAGTTGCAACTTTCCAG GAGCTGTCTGTTCCCAGCGTCCATGACATAGGAGCTTTGGTGGCATTTGGCTCTGGTGTTGTATACATAACACTTCAATCTATAATCTCTTACAAGTCCTGTCCACAATGGAACACTTACTTTGTGTGTCACATAAGGATGGCCATATCTGTAATATCATGCATTGCTTTCATTCCCA TGATTGTATTTGCTTCAAAAATTTCAATGACAAAAATTGATTGGACTCCAGGTGAAAAG aGAGTTTCGTTAAGGATATCAACAGAAATACATGAAGACTCCTGA
- the DRAM1 gene encoding DNA damage-regulated autophagy modulator protein 1 isoform X1, whose translation MPPRAGQPRAMLCFMPGVAFVPALLVTWSSAAFIISYVIAVLEGHVEPLVPYISDTGTKPPESGIFGFMINISALLGAITMYIRYLIIKKQNESSHFIRSSCNMFSLCIGLMGCTGMGIVATFQELSVPSVHDIGALVAFGSGVVYITLQSIISYKSCPQWNTYFVCHIRMAISVISCIAFIPMIVFASKISMTKIDWTPGEKDYTYHFMSAICEWTVAFGFIFFFLTFIRDFQRVSLRISTEIHEDS comes from the exons ATGCCCCCCCGGGCAGGGCAGCCGCGGGCGATGCTGTGCTTCATGCCCGGCGTGGCTTTCGTCCCCGCTTTGCTCGTCACCTGGTCCTCGGCCGCCTTCATCATCTCCTACGTGATCGCCGTGCTGGAGGGGCACGTCGAGCCCCTCGTCCCCTATATCAg TGACACTGGAACTAAGCCTCCTGAGAGTGGTATCTTTGGTTTTATGATTAATATTTCAGCACTTTTAG gtgcaATTACAATGTATATcagatatttaataataaagaagCAAAATGAGTCATCGCACTTCATTAGGTCTTCGTGCAACATGTTCTCATTATGCATTGGATTGATGGGTTGTACTGGAATGGGCATAGTTGCAACTTTCCAG GAGCTGTCTGTTCCCAGCGTCCATGACATAGGAGCTTTGGTGGCATTTGGCTCTGGTGTTGTATACATAACACTTCAATCTATAATCTCTTACAAGTCCTGTCCACAATGGAACACTTACTTTGTGTGTCACATAAGGATGGCCATATCTGTAATATCATGCATTGCTTTCATTCCCA TGATTGTATTTGCTTCAAAAATTTCAATGACAAAAATTGATTGGACTCCAGGTGAAAAG GATTATACTTATCATTTCATGAGCGCAATCTGTGAATGGACAGTGGCCTTtggttttatcttcttttttttaacgttCATTAGAGATTTTCAG aGAGTTTCGTTAAGGATATCAACAGAAATACATGAAGACTCCTGA